A window of Juglans regia cultivar Chandler chromosome 7, Walnut 2.0, whole genome shotgun sequence contains these coding sequences:
- the LOC108989253 gene encoding dynamin-related protein 5A, producing MENLITLVNKLQRACTALGDHGEESSLPTLWDALPAIAVVGGQSSGKSSVLESIVGKDFLPRGAGIVTRRPLVLQLHRIDEGREYAEFMHQPRKRFTDFAAVRKEISDETDRETGRTKQISTVPIHLSIFSPNVVNLTLVDLPGLTKVAVDGQPESIVQDIENMVRSYIEKPNCIILAISPANQDLATSDAIKISREVDPKGERTFGVLTKIDLMDKGTDAVDILEGRSYKLRFPWIGVVNRSQADINKSVDMIAARRREREYFATSPEYRHLTDRMGSEHLGKMLSKHLETVIKSRIPGLQSLINKTITELEAELNRLGKPIASDAGGKLYAIMEICRTFDQIFKEHLDGVRPGGDKIYSVFDNQLPAALKRLQFDKHLSMENVRKLITEADGYQPHLIAPEQGYRRLIEFSLVTIRGPAEAAVDAVHAILKDLTHKAIGETMELKQYPTLRSEVANAAIESLDRMREESKKATLQLVDMEIGYLTVEYFRKLPQDIEKGGNPTHSVFDRYNDSYLRRVGTNVLSYVNMVCASLRNSIPKSVVYCQVREAKRGLLDHFFTELGKKESKQLGKLLDEDPEIMQRRSNLAKRLELYRSAQEEIDAVAWSK from the exons ATGGAGAACCTTATCACATTGGTGAACAAACTACAGAGGGCATGTACAGCACTAGGCGATCACGGCGAAGAGAGCTCCTTGCCCACTCTCTGGGATGCATTGCCCGCCATTGCCGTCGTCGGTGGCCAG AGCTCTGGGAAGTCTTCTGTGCTAGAGAGTATTGTCGGGAAAGACTTTTTACCCCGTGGAGCTG GGATTGTTACGAGGCGTCCTCTTGTCTTGCAACTCCATAGGATTGATGAAGGAAGAGAATATGCAGAGTTTATGCATCAACCTAGAAAGAGATTCACTGAttttg CTGCCGTGAGGAAGGAGATTTCTGATGAGACTGATCGAGAGACAGGTCGGACAAAACAAATTTCTACTGTTCCAATCCATCTCAGTATCTTTTCCCCTAATG TTGTGAACTTGACGTTGGTCGATCTTCCTGGACTTACAAAAGTAGCTGTTG ATGGTCAGCCAGAGAGCATTGTGCAAGACATTGAGAACATGGTTCGGTCCTACATTGAGAAG CCCAACTGTATTATTCTTGCAATTTCTCCAGCCAACCAAGATCTTGCTACATCTGATGCAATTAAGATTTCCCGTGAGGTAGACCCAAAAG GGGAGAGGACATTTGGAGTTTTGACCAAGATTGATCTTATGGATAAGGGTACTGATGCAGTTGAT atCCTAGAAGGAAGATCATATAAGCTACGATTTCCTTGGATTGGTGTTGTTAATCGGTCTCAAGCCGATATAAATAAAAGTGTTGATATGATTGCTGCCAGGCGCAGAGAACGTGAATACTTTGCTACTAGCCCAGAGTATAGGCATCTGACTGACAGAATGGGTTCTGAGCATCTAGGAAAGATGCTTTCTAAG CACTTGGAAACTGTTATCAAGTCTCGAATCCCAGGCCTTCAATCCCTTATCAATAAAACCATAACTGAGCTGGAAGCAGAACTGAACCGTCTTGGGAAGCCCATTGCTTCGGATGCTGGA GGAAAATTGTATGCCATAATGGAAATTTGTCGAACATTTGATCAAATATTTAAAGAACATCTAGATGGcgt GCGCCCAGGTGGTGATAAGATCTACAGTGTGTTTGATAATCAGCTTCCAGCTGCTCTGAAGAGGTTGCAATTTGACAAACATCTTTCAATGGAAAACGTGAGAAAGCTAATCACTGAGGCAGATGGATATCAACCTCACCTAATTGCTCCTGAACAAGGATATCGTCGTCTGATTGAGTTTTCCTTGGTAACAATTAGAGGTCCTGCCGAGGCAGCTGTAGATGCG GTTCATGCTATATTGAAGGATCTTACTCACAAGGCTATTGGTGAAACTATG GAGCTAAAGCAGTATCCCACTCTGAGATCGGAAGTTGCAAATGCAGCGATTGAATCATTGGACAGGATGAGGGAAGAAAGCAAGAAAGCAACCTTGCAGTTGGTTGACATGGAAATTGGTTATCTAACTGTCGAATATTTTCGCAAACTTCCCCAAGATATTGAGAAGGGTGGAAATCCAACACACTCAGTTTTTGACAGATACAATGATTCATATCTCAGGCGAGTTG GAACCAATGTCTTGTCCTATGTCAATATGGTTTGTGCAAGTTTGAGGAACTCTATTCCGAAGTCTGTTGTCTATTGTCAAGTGCGTGAGGCCAAACGAGGCTTACTTGATCATTTCTTCACAGAGTTGGGTAAAAAAGAG TCAAAGCAGTTGGGTAAATTGTTGGATGAGGATCCAGAAATCATGCAGCGTCGTTCAAACCTTGCAAAAAGGTTGGAGTTATATAGGAGTGCCCAAGAGGAAATTGATGCAGTTGCTTGGTCCAAGTAG